From [Chlorobium] sp. 445:
TGGGGAAAAAGGAAAAAGAAAAAATGGCGCAGGAGCGCGAAAAGTTCGTCAAGGGTGCTGCAGAGCGCGGGATTGATGCTGCTAAAGCCAATGAGGTCTTCGATATGATGGAAAAATTTGCAGGCTATGGCTTCAACAAATCACATGCGGCAGCATATGGATTACTGGCGTATTGGACAGCTACTTGAAAGCACATTACACAGCTGAGTTCATGTGCGCCATTCTTAACAGTGAAGCTGGCGACACTGAACGCATGCGGCACTTAACCGATGAAGTCAAATCAATGGGCATTAAAATTTTGCCGCCCAATATCAACAAAAGTGATGCACTCTGCACGGTTGAAGACCTGTCCAACGGCTCCAAAGCGATTCGCATCGGGTTTTCAGCTATCAAACATGTTGGCGCAGCTGCAAAAGAAATTGTTGCTGCACGCAAACGCAAGAAAAAATCGTTCAACAACCTCTTTGATTTTTGCGCCTCCGTAGATTTGAGAGTCGTCAATAAAAAAGCCTTGGAATCCCTTGTCGAAGCTGGGGCGTTAGATGAATTTGGCATTGACCGCGCAACGCTGCTGGCTAACCTTGAACGCGCTGTGGAATTTGGTCAGAGACAAAACCGCAGTGTTACACTCGGTCAAGAGGGCTTCTTCAATGATGAAAAGTTTGCACCCTTGCAGCAGCTCGTCTATCCTGAATTGCTCAACGCTGAGGCATGGAGCGATGCCGAAATCCTGCAGCGAGAAGTTGCTCTCTTGGGCTTCTATCACTCTCGCCATCCACTTGACGCCTACAAGCGTGATTGGGATGCCTTCGCTACGCTTAAATTGGGTAATAAATCCTTTGAGCCCAAACGTCTTTACCGTGTGATTGGCATACTGAGCGAGATTAAACAGCACTTTGACAAGAAAGGCAATACCATGCTTTTTGGCGTCATTGAAGATTTTGAAGGCAAAGCTGATTTCACGGTTTTCGCCAGCACTTATGAACGGTTTGAAAAAGACTTGCAAAAAGACGCTATTGTGATGCTGATTGCAGAAGCAGAGCGCAAAGACAATCAAACTAAACTTTTGGTTCAAGAAGTTATTCCAATTCGCAAAGTGCGCCACAAATTTATCCAGCGCATTGTGCTGAGCTTAGATGCCAATGATGCCGAGAGTTTGTCAAAAGCAAAGGCTATCAAGGAAATTTGCGACATGCACCGCGGCACTGTGCCAATTGATTTTGAACTCTCCTACCTTGAACACGGTCGCATAGAACGCCTGCGTCTCTTTGCGCGCAAAGCAACTATTGAGCCCGATAATGACGTCTTGGAGAAACTTGAACTGGCTTTAGGCGTAGACGCCGTGCGGCTTTTATCGTAATTTTACGATAAAGCAAGAAATCGTATCTTTGCTATAAACTTTTACAAACTCAAAAATCTAAACGCCCAACCATGTCAAAGTATGTTACTGCTACTGACGCAAACTTTGAAGCTGAAGTCATTAAATCAGACAAACCTGTTCTCGTGGATTTTTGGGCAGTCTGGTGTGGTCCCTGCCGCATGATTGCACCGGCTATTGAGGAACTTGCTGCCGAATACGAAGGTAAAGCCAAAGTGGCTAAACTCAATGTTGATGAAAACCCGCAAGTTTCCATGAAGTATGGCATTCGCAGCATTCCCACGCTTCTTATCTTCAAGAATGGTCAAGTGGTTGATCAAATCATAGGCGCTGTGCCAAAAGGCGTGATTGAAAGCAAACTCAAACTTCAACTCGCCTGAGAATGACACGACGCATCATCATGTATTCAACCAGCTGGTGCCCTGACTGCCGCCGTGCTGAACGTGTGCTCAGCGAACAAAACATTACTTTTGAAAAAGTCGATATTGAGCGTGTTGAAGGCGCCGCTGAACTTGTCATGAAGCATGCAGGTGGTAAGCGTGTGGTGCCCACTTTGGTTGTTGAAGAGAATGGCTCTGAAACCGTGCTTGTTAATCCACGCCCGCTTGAACTACTGGCTGCCTTAGGCGTCGTGTAACCTGATGCGCTTTTGCCATGCCAGCATTCTTCTTGCAATACTGAAAAACTGAAGTTGCCTATGTCAGAAATCACAGACGTTGCGCACCACGAAGTCGTCATAATGGGCTCGGGTCCTGCAGGTCTAACAGCAGCCATTTATGCTGCGCGTGCCCTCCTAAAGCCGTTAGTTATTGATGGCAATCAGCCTGGTGGGCAATTGATGACCACTACTGAAGTCGAGAACTTTCCCGGCTTTGTGCATGGGGTCATGGGACCCAAGCTCATGGACGATATGCGTGAGCAAGCCAAACGCTTTGGGGCGACTTTTCTCTACGGCGAAGTTACTGCCGCTGATCTGTCTGAACGCCCTTTTACGCTCATTGTTGATGACAAGAAGCGGATTTTAGCTGACACGCTGATTATTTCTGCAGGTGCACGTGCTAAACTGTTAGGCTTGGAAAATGAGCGCAAGTATATGGGCTACGGGGTCTCGGCATGCGCCACTTGCGATGGCTTCTTCTTTAAGGAAAAGCAGGTTTTTGTGGTTGGCGGTGGCGATACTGCTATGGAAGAAGCACTTTTTCTTACGAAGTATGCAGCCAGTGTAACCATTTTGCATCGCCGTGATGAATTTCGCGCTTCGAAAATTATGCTCGATCGTGCCAGACGACATCCCAAAATCAAATTCATTACCAGTGTGGTCGTCGATGATGTGCTCGGCGATGGCAAAGTGCTGACAGGCTTGCGCTTGCGATACCTTAAAACAGGGCAAATTACTGAAGTGCCTGCTGACGGGCTCTTCGTTGCTATTGGGCACGAACCGAATACCAAATTGTTTGTCGGTCAATTAGACCTTGATGAAGCTGGCTATATCATTACGAAGAAATCGACAATGGAGACCAGTGTTGAAGGCGTTTTTGCATGCGGCGATGTGCAGGATAGTCGCTATCGGCAAGCGATTACAGCAGCGGGCACAGGCTGTATGGCGGCAATCGATGCCGAGCGCTTCTTAGAGCGCATCAAAGCTGAAGTTGAACGCACAGCAGTTCAATGATGTTATTGTAGAGCGTCAGCATATACCAGCGCGAAAATCAGAGGACTTATTTCGATAAGTGCACAGTCTGCGCTATTTTCAGACTTACCTTTTTTGCTTCAAAGACAACGGATTAGAAAATGGAAAGTCGTGAGACAACAGGCACCACGCCTACTGATGCATCTGCAGGGAGCAACGGCACCACTGCTCGCACTCCACAACTTAGGGATTTGTTTCAGAAGTGCTACGACTTCACGATTGCAGATGAGGTTAAAGCCAAAGGGCTTTATCCCTACTTTCGCCCGCTTGAGGAAAACGAAGGTCCTGTGGTCATGATTGAAGGGCGCAAAATCATTATGGCTGGCTCGAATAACTATTTAGGTCTTACTGCAGACCCGCGCGTGAAAGAGGCGGCTAAGAAAGCCATTGACAAATATGGTACAAGTTGCTCAGGCTCACGCTACCTGACCGGCACAGTGAAA
This genomic window contains:
- the trxA gene encoding thioredoxin, which translates into the protein MSKYVTATDANFEAEVIKSDKPVLVDFWAVWCGPCRMIAPAIEELAAEYEGKAKVAKLNVDENPQVSMKYGIRSIPTLLIFKNGQVVDQIIGAVPKGVIESKLKLQLA
- a CDS encoding NrdH-redoxin; this translates as MTRRIIMYSTSWCPDCRRAERVLSEQNITFEKVDIERVEGAAELVMKHAGGKRVVPTLVVEENGSETVLVNPRPLELLAALGVV
- the trxB gene encoding thioredoxin-disulfide reductase → MSEITDVAHHEVVIMGSGPAGLTAAIYAARALLKPLVIDGNQPGGQLMTTTEVENFPGFVHGVMGPKLMDDMREQAKRFGATFLYGEVTAADLSERPFTLIVDDKKRILADTLIISAGARAKLLGLENERKYMGYGVSACATCDGFFFKEKQVFVVGGGDTAMEEALFLTKYAASVTILHRRDEFRASKIMLDRARRHPKIKFITSVVVDDVLGDGKVLTGLRLRYLKTGQITEVPADGLFVAIGHEPNTKLFVGQLDLDEAGYIITKKSTMETSVEGVFACGDVQDSRYRQAITAAGTGCMAAIDAERFLERIKAEVERTAVQ